The genomic stretch CATGGAAGAAGGGCATCACCACCACCTCGTTTGCCGTCGGTGCGGGCAGATCATAGAGTGTGATAGGGATGTGCTAACTCCACTGGAGAGGACGCTTCTGGAGAGGTTCGGTTTCCAGGGAGACCTGGAGCACCTGGTAATCCACGGAGTCTGCAGCGCCTGTGGTGGACAGAATAGGTAACTGCTCCGCAGTGCTTGAGAATCCTGCCTAGCTCACCCGACCTCAGGTTTTCTGGCGCTAGCGAAGTAGCTGCCGTCGCCATCATATACTTCCACCCCCGCGAATCCGGCGGCTGATAGCATTTCTGCCATCTCGCCTTCACCGGGGAGGAGGTCGTTGGTCAAGAGAGGGATCTGCCGGTGAATATCATTGATTTCCTTTCGGCTTGAGGTGTGGCAGATGAACAGTCTACCGCCTTTCTTCAGCACCCGATGCGTCTCCTTAAGAGCTGCTGCCTTATTCTGAAAGTGGGGAAAGCTGGAGTAGCAGACCACAGCATCAAAAACCTCGTCGTATAGAGGGGGGGTGGCAATGTCGGCCTGAAGGTAGGCGATATTCTCGCGGAAGCCTTTGGCCCGAGCCCTTTTCAGCATCTCCTCAGCTATGTCCAGGGCGACCAGACGCCCCCGGTTTCCAACCTTCTTCAAGATAAAGGGGAGGAATACACCTGTCCCGGTGCCAACATCGAGTACCGTGGAACCAGGCTGGATCTCTAGGCGCTGTGAGATTCGCTGAAGCTTGGCGGCATCCTTTTCAGCGACGGTTTCATCCCAGGTAGCCGCCTTCTGGTTGAAGAACATCCTAAACACTGTTCACATCCGCTAGTTTCTTGACTCGCCAGCCTTTTACCTTTCTCTTGGGGGAGAAGATAGCCGCTATCATGAAGATGACCGAGGAGGTAATCACTATGGTGGCCCCGCTGGGGATGTCGGCAGCGTAAGAGATGAGAAGGCCAATCCAGCCAGAAAGGACCCCGAAGGTGGCGGAGAGGAGGAACATGCGTTTCATGTTGTAGGTAAGCTGGTATGCGGCCGCCGCTGGATTCAGGATAAGGCTGAAGATAAGCAGGCCTCCGATAGAGCGCAGCGATGTGGTGATGGTGGCCCCGGTCAAGAACAGGACAGCGTACAGAGTGATGGTAGCCGGGACACCGACGGAGAGGGCCATATCGCGATTGAAAATGGTAGCCTGTACCTCTTTGTAAAACAAACAGACCAGCCCCACCACCGCCGCGGCTACCACCCCCAGCAATATGATGTCATTTGTGGTATTGGTGAGGATGCTGCCCCATAGCAACTCCAGGGCCGTTGATTTAGTGCCGGGCATCAGCCCCATGAAGAGAAAGGCCAGCCCCAGCATGAGAGAGAAGATAACCCCCACCGAGGTCTCCGGATTAAGCTCACCACGGTCGGCCAGAGGGCCAATAATGGCAGCGGCCAGCAGGCTGAAGACAAAGGCACCTATCAGAGGGTCGAAACCCACCCACAGCGCCAGCAGCGCCCCGGCGAAAGCGGCGTGGGCCATGCAGACGCCAATGAAGGGCATGTGCATCAGCACCACAAAAACGCCTACCACAGAACAGGCAATGCCACCCAGGAACGCCGAGATGATGGCGTTCTGCATGAACTGGTATCCGAAGATGGAGAGGTCCAGGTTCATCAGTGATTCCCGGCGTCAGGCCAGAACGGCTTCCTGGCGACGCCTTTCCACTGCCCACAGGGGCATGTCATACAGCCTGCTGAGATTATCGTCGGTAAGCAACTCCTGGGGATGGCCCTCCTCCCAGATAAGCCCATCCTTCATCAGCACCACCCGGTCACAGGCCAGAGGTAAAGAGCTGAGATCGTGGGTAACAAAGAGTGTCGTCAGGTGCCGCGAACTGTGGATCAGCTTGACCAGATCAAGTATGTCGCTTTTGGCTTTCCAGTCCAGAGAGGCGGTCGGCTCATCAAGGAGGAATATCTCTGGCTCCTGCGCCAGACAGCGTGCTATGGCTACCCGCTGCTGCTCGCCCCCAGAGAGATGGCCGATAGGCCTCCGCGAGAGGTGCGTCATGCCCACCAGTTCCAGCACCTCGTCAACGATCTGCCAATCGTGCTGGCGCGGCCCTCTCAGCAGGCCCAAACGCCCGTAGCGCCCTATCATGACAACATCGCGGACGTTCATGGGCATCCTGGGGTCTATGTTTTGCACCTGGGCCACATAGCCGACCTTTTTCCTCAAACAATGGCCGTTGCTTGGAGTGACGCACTGCCCCAGGACGGACACATGCCCATGGACCAGTTTGCCCAATCCATTTACTATGGTAAGGAGGGTGGTCTTGCCAGCCCCGTTGGGACCAACTACCCCCACAAACTCTCCAGGCTTCACCCTGAGGGTGACTCCCCGGAGGGCGATGTCTTCTCTGTAGGAGACGACAGCATCCGCGATGTCTATGACGGCGTTATCCATCTCGCCACCTCCAAGAAATGTAGCCTCTATGCGGCTACGCCTTTCACTGGGTTACTGCCTCCAGAATCAGATCTATGTTGCGGTCTATAGCCTTCTCCCAGGTCTCGGTGTTACTGAAGCCCCCAGGGAAATTGGAGAGCACGATCCTGTGGCAGCCCAGTTCCTGAGCTATAGGTATCCCGGCGTCTTTCCCGCTCTGAAGGTTGTCGATAATTAGCGTGACATCGCCTGCTTTCCCCTGGTCCACCAGGTCTTTTATCACCTGTGGGGTTAGGGAATCAGGAGTGCCATAGGTGGCCACAACATTGAACCCGACCCAGGCCACAAACCCCCTCTGCTGCTCATTGCAGAGGGCATTTAGGGCAGATAGGTTGGCAGAAGCAATCCTGGCCCTTACCTCATTTCCTTTGGCTTCAACAATGTTCTTGTATTTCGCTGCCGATTGCTGGTAGATGGAGCTGTTTTCGGCATCTACCTCACAAAGTGCGTTGACAATCTGGTCAGTGGCTTGTGTCTGCACTGGCGGCGTCATCCAGTTACCCTGGACATTGATCTTGACCACCGTGAAGTTAGGATTATTGGCCGAGGCAATGAGGTCTTGAGAAAACTTCTCGCCCTGCCAGCCATGAAGCAAGAAGAGATTGGCATCTGCCAGCTTCTGAATATCGCCAGGCTTAACATCAAAGTGCCCTGGACATTGCGCTGGCGGGATGATATTGACCACCTTTACCAGGTCACCCCCGACGCGCTCCGCGATGGAAGCGATGAGGGATGTGCTGGTGACCACCTGCAGCTTGTTAGTATCTTCCTCGGAACAACCGCCGACAAAGGAAACGAGGGAAAGACTCAGGACTGCGATGGCCACCAACAGGATGCCGATGTTCTTCACTACTAAACCTCCTCAGTACATACTTGGATGAGAGACTAACTGCATTCGCAACCAGTTGCAATAAGATAGTACCAGAGCACTTCATGCTTGTCAAGTAGCCGTGAAACACCTTATCATTTACTTCGACATAGGCTTTCATCCGTCGTCCGGGGCCTATCGAAGGGATGTTCATGGTTCGACAGGCCCACCACGAAGGATCAGGATAGTTATTCCCATTCGTCGTTGTGCTGGCCACAAGCCAGAATGAAAAATTGGTACGAAAGTCCACCGCTTTCGTGCTTGATAGCGCCCGTGTGAACCGGTGTGGTGGATTTTGTTTTGTGGAGTAGAGAAATGATAAGAGCCCTGAATAATAAAATTCCGAAGATAGCAGTCTCCGCCTTCGTCAGTGAAATGGCATACATAATTGGCGACGTAGAAATCGGCGAAGACAGCGCCGTATTTCCAGGGGCAGTAATCAGAGGGGATTTCGGCCCCATAAAGATCGGCCGGCAGGTCTTGATTGAGGACGGTGTCGTTCTCCACAGCGCCCCCTCCGGTTTGGATATTGGCGATGATGTCACTGTAGGACACGGCGCGCTGGTCAATTCACGAAGGATTGGAAGCAAAGTATTGATTGGTATGAATGCTACCGTCCTTCACGATGTGGAGATCGGAGATTGCTGTATCATCGCCGCCGGCGCGGTGGTCGGGCAAGGGATGAAGGTCCCCGATGGCTCCTTCGTCACCGGTATACCAGGAAAGATTGCCGGCAAAGCTACAGAAAAGCAGTTAAAGTGGGTGGAGCGCGACCCCGAACTCTTCCACTGGCTGCTGGATTTATACAGACGAGAGCGTCTGTA from Chloroflexota bacterium encodes the following:
- a CDS encoding zinc ABC transporter substrate-binding protein, whose translation is MKNIGILLVAIAVLSLSLVSFVGGCSEEDTNKLQVVTSTSLIASIAERVGGDLVKVVNIIPPAQCPGHFDVKPGDIQKLADANLFLLHGWQGEKFSQDLIASANNPNFTVVKINVQGNWMTPPVQTQATDQIVNALCEVDAENSSIYQQSAAKYKNIVEAKGNEVRARIASANLSALNALCNEQQRGFVAWVGFNVVATYGTPDSLTPQVIKDLVDQGKAGDVTLIIDNLQSGKDAGIPIAQELGCHRIVLSNFPGGFSNTETWEKAIDRNIDLILEAVTQ
- a CDS encoding methyltransferase domain-containing protein: MFFNQKAATWDETVAEKDAAKLQRISQRLEIQPGSTVLDVGTGTGVFLPFILKKVGNRGRLVALDIAEEMLKRARAKGFRENIAYLQADIATPPLYDEVFDAVVCYSSFPHFQNKAAALKETHRVLKKGGRLFICHTSSRKEINDIHRQIPLLTNDLLPGEGEMAEMLSAAGFAGVEVYDGDGSYFASARKPEVG
- a CDS encoding gamma carbonic anhydrase family protein: MIRALNNKIPKIAVSAFVSEMAYIIGDVEIGEDSAVFPGAVIRGDFGPIKIGRQVLIEDGVVLHSAPSGLDIGDDVTVGHGALVNSRRIGSKVLIGMNATVLHDVEIGDCCIIAAGAVVGQGMKVPDGSFVTGIPGKIAGKATEKQLKWVERDPELFHWLLDLYRRERL
- a CDS encoding metal ABC transporter ATP-binding protein, whose protein sequence is MDNAVIDIADAVVSYREDIALRGVTLRVKPGEFVGVVGPNGAGKTTLLTIVNGLGKLVHGHVSVLGQCVTPSNGHCLRKKVGYVAQVQNIDPRMPMNVRDVVMIGRYGRLGLLRGPRQHDWQIVDEVLELVGMTHLSRRPIGHLSGGEQQRVAIARCLAQEPEIFLLDEPTASLDWKAKSDILDLVKLIHSSRHLTTLFVTHDLSSLPLACDRVVLMKDGLIWEEGHPQELLTDDNLSRLYDMPLWAVERRRQEAVLA
- a CDS encoding metal ABC transporter permease yields the protein MNLDLSIFGYQFMQNAIISAFLGGIACSVVGVFVVLMHMPFIGVCMAHAAFAGALLALWVGFDPLIGAFVFSLLAAAIIGPLADRGELNPETSVGVIFSLMLGLAFLFMGLMPGTKSTALELLWGSILTNTTNDIILLGVVAAAVVGLVCLFYKEVQATIFNRDMALSVGVPATITLYAVLFLTGATITTSLRSIGGLLIFSLILNPAAAAYQLTYNMKRMFLLSATFGVLSGWIGLLISYAADIPSGATIVITSSVIFMIAAIFSPKRKVKGWRVKKLADVNSV